One genomic window of Malaciobacter molluscorum LMG 25693 includes the following:
- the polA gene encoding DNA polymerase I, translating to MKKTITVIDTFGFLFRSYYALPPLKSKSGFPTGLLTGFMNFIANIGKDFQTDYLVFALDSKGDTFRNEIYEQYKAHRPDVPEDLLKQLPVAIEWIEKMGFQTASKVGFEADDIIASIAYDAKQKDLEVRIVSHDKDLYQLIDDDTVYLFDPIKKVVVNEDKCFSKYGVMPKQFTDYQALLGDSADNVPGVKGVGAKTAEALIKEYGTLENIYENIENIEKARWKNLLDANKDMAFISKELVTLKIDCHAIDDVETFVLPKENPILKIADILSEYDLNRIIDRVNKDGLNYKTKIPKKKEKLVYDSILLDTKEKLFEVLDSIKDDSIVAFDTETTDLDTNRASIVGFSFCFEENKGYYVPIAHNYLGVSNQVSLEDSKKALEKLNGYKLVAQNFKYDYEIIRNNFDLEMNLFADTMIMSWLLNPGSKVGLDSKAKELFDHDMISFKDILKKGENFSNVQIQQACEYACEDALITFKLYNNLLDKFKTTNTYYLFELGQSLEFEFTKVLAYMQQNGIKLDISVLEELKQKNTKHIQELTVEIYELAQCEFNINSPKQLGEILFEKMGLKASKKTKSGYSTNEMVLNKLYNEHKIIPLLLNYREAYKLQSTYIEPLLELAKKSELNRIYTSFLQTGTATGRLSSKNPNLQNIPVKSEAGSLIRSAFIPKDGYSLVGIDYSQIELRLLAHFSKDEALVEAFRNGLDIHKQTAIKIFGEEEASKNRAIAKSINFGLIYGMGSRKLADTLGIQPKEAKTYIESYFKAFKSVKDYLKSIEDSILEEGFVETLLKRKRIFDFESANGMQKAAFLREGVNTKFQGSAADLIKLSMLKIWKKYKTNKDIKMLLQIHDELIFEIKNEKIEEISNDLVNIMENIVELNVPLKVSKNTGKSWQELK from the coding sequence ATGAAAAAAACAATAACAGTTATTGATACATTTGGATTTTTATTTAGAAGTTATTATGCTCTTCCTCCATTAAAATCAAAAAGCGGATTCCCTACAGGTTTATTAACGGGATTTATGAATTTTATTGCAAATATAGGAAAAGATTTTCAAACTGATTATTTAGTTTTTGCACTTGATTCAAAAGGGGATACTTTTAGAAATGAAATATATGAACAATATAAAGCTCATAGACCAGATGTCCCTGAAGATTTATTAAAACAACTTCCAGTTGCAATTGAATGGATTGAAAAAATGGGATTTCAAACTGCATCAAAAGTAGGATTTGAAGCAGATGATATTATAGCTTCAATTGCTTACGATGCAAAACAAAAAGATTTAGAAGTAAGAATAGTAAGTCATGATAAAGATCTTTATCAATTAATAGACGATGATACTGTATATCTTTTTGATCCAATAAAAAAAGTCGTTGTAAATGAAGATAAATGTTTTAGTAAGTATGGAGTTATGCCAAAACAATTTACTGATTATCAAGCATTATTAGGGGATAGTGCAGATAACGTACCAGGCGTAAAAGGAGTTGGTGCAAAAACAGCTGAAGCTTTGATTAAAGAGTATGGTACACTTGAAAATATTTATGAAAATATTGAAAATATTGAAAAAGCAAGATGGAAGAATCTTTTAGACGCAAATAAAGATATGGCTTTTATTTCAAAAGAATTAGTTACTTTAAAAATAGATTGTCATGCAATCGATGATGTAGAAACATTTGTTTTACCAAAAGAAAATCCCATTTTAAAAATTGCTGATATTTTAAGTGAATATGATTTGAATAGAATAATTGACAGAGTAAATAAAGACGGTTTAAATTATAAAACAAAAATTCCTAAGAAAAAAGAGAAATTAGTTTATGATTCAATTTTATTGGATACAAAAGAAAAATTGTTTGAAGTTTTAGATTCTATAAAAGATGATTCAATTGTAGCTTTTGATACAGAAACAACAGATTTAGATACAAATAGAGCTAGTATTGTTGGTTTTTCTTTCTGCTTTGAAGAAAATAAAGGATACTATGTTCCAATAGCACATAATTATTTAGGAGTTTCAAATCAAGTTAGTTTAGAAGATAGTAAAAAAGCTTTAGAAAAATTAAATGGTTATAAGCTTGTAGCACAAAACTTTAAATATGATTATGAAATTATTAGAAATAATTTTGATTTAGAGATGAATCTTTTTGCAGATACTATGATTATGTCATGGCTTTTAAATCCAGGTTCTAAAGTTGGTCTAGATAGCAAAGCAAAAGAACTTTTTGATCATGATATGATATCTTTTAAAGATATATTAAAAAAAGGTGAAAACTTTTCAAATGTACAAATTCAACAAGCTTGTGAATATGCTTGTGAAGATGCTCTTATTACCTTTAAATTATATAATAACTTATTAGATAAATTTAAAACAACAAATACATATTATTTATTTGAACTTGGACAATCTTTAGAGTTTGAGTTTACTAAAGTATTAGCATATATGCAACAAAATGGTATAAAATTAGATATTTCTGTATTAGAAGAATTAAAGCAAAAAAATACAAAACATATACAAGAATTAACTGTTGAAATTTATGAGTTAGCTCAATGTGAATTTAATATAAATTCACCTAAACAATTGGGTGAAATTTTATTTGAAAAGATGGGTTTAAAAGCTTCTAAAAAGACAAAAAGTGGTTATAGTACAAATGAAATGGTGTTAAATAAGCTATATAATGAGCATAAAATAATTCCTTTACTATTAAACTATAGAGAAGCATACAAACTACAATCTACTTATATTGAGCCACTTTTAGAACTTGCTAAAAAAAGTGAATTAAATAGAATTTATACTTCTTTTTTACAAACAGGAACAGCAACAGGTAGATTAAGTAGCAAAAATCCAAACTTACAAAATATTCCGGTAAAAAGTGAAGCTGGCTCATTAATTAGAAGTGCATTTATTCCAAAAGATGGATACTCTTTAGTTGGTATAGATTATTCTCAAATTGAACTTAGATTACTAGCTCATTTTAGTAAAGATGAAGCTTTAGTTGAAGCTTTTAGAAATGGTCTTGATATTCATAAACAAACTGCTATTAAGATATTTGGTGAAGAAGAAGCAAGTAAAAATAGAGCAATCGCAAAATCTATTAATTTTGGATTAATATATGGAATGGGAAGTAGAAAATTAGCTGATACATTAGGTATCCAACCTAAAGAAGCAAAAACTTACATTGAATCATATTTTAAAGCATTTAAAAGTGTAAAAGACTACTTAAAAAGTATTGAAGATTCTATTTTGGAAGAAGGTTTTGTAGAAACATTATTAAAAAGAAAAAGAATTTTTGATTTTGAAAGTGCAAATGGTATGCAAAAAGCAGCATTTTTGAGAGAAGGTGTAAATACTAAGTTTCAAGGTAGTGCAGCTGATTTAATAAAGTTATCTATGTTGAAAATTTGGAAAAAATATAAAACAAATAAAGATATAAAAATGCTATTACAAATCCATGATGAACTTATCTTTGAAATTAAAAATGAAAAAATAGAAGAAATTTCAAATGATTTAGTGAATATCATGGAGAATATTGTTGAACTTAATGTTCCTTTGAAAGTGTCAAAAAACACTGGAAAAAGCTGGCAAGAATTAAAATAA
- a CDS encoding response regulator transcription factor, producing MLKTEKNIRKLYNAKLLVISSDENVKNTIENEFDDYFKELKLSRGGQEAIDLACSNNFDLVVIDTQVDDYSFNSLCVEISNKASSLPKIIISNNENNEDIVTAINNSAYTFMSKPLRVKDIKLAIIMCLNQTKRGDKVEFQNGIYFDEYRDQFFKPGGVLIDFTRLEKSFLKLLIHKRGEIIDYDTIKDVVWKGKNMSIYTMRNIVNKIRQKTYYEIIRNHSNKGYVIEEPQK from the coding sequence ATGTTAAAAACAGAAAAAAACATAAGAAAATTGTACAATGCAAAGTTATTAGTTATTAGTAGTGATGAAAATGTAAAGAACACTATTGAGAATGAGTTCGATGACTATTTTAAAGAATTGAAGCTAAGTAGAGGTGGACAAGAAGCTATAGATTTAGCATGTTCAAACAATTTTGATTTAGTTGTTATTGATACTCAAGTTGATGATTATTCATTTAATTCTCTATGTGTAGAAATATCAAATAAAGCTTCTTCTTTACCTAAAATCATCATTTCAAATAATGAAAATAATGAAGACATTGTTACGGCTATAAATAATAGTGCATATACATTTATGTCAAAACCTTTAAGAGTTAAAGATATTAAACTAGCAATTATTATGTGTTTAAATCAAACTAAAAGAGGTGACAAAGTTGAATTCCAAAATGGAATTTATTTTGATGAATATAGAGATCAGTTCTTTAAGCCAGGTGGAGTATTAATTGATTTTACTAGATTAGAAAAATCTTTTCTAAAACTTCTTATCCACAAAAGAGGTGAAATAATTGATTATGATACTATTAAAGATGTAGTATGGAAAGGTAAGAATATGTCTATTTATACAATGAGAAATATTGTGAATAAAATTAGACAAAAAACTTACTATGAAATTATTAGAAATCATTCTAATAAAGGTTATGTTATTGAAGAACCTCAAAAATAA
- a CDS encoding DUF2116 family Zn-ribbon domain-containing protein — MSHCPFCKKKIAMSKAFCSRSCKENYFQLIAIQVPKPFLKRIFVFCDAEQREKEIEEFASRHGWRLDLLKNKIDELAIDNGYRTENK, encoded by the coding sequence ATGTCACACTGCCCATTCTGTAAAAAAAAGATTGCAATGAGCAAAGCTTTTTGTTCTAGAAGTTGCAAAGAGAATTATTTTCAATTAATTGCAATTCAAGTTCCAAAGCCCTTTTTAAAAAGAATTTTTGTTTTTTGTGATGCAGAACAAAGAGAAAAAGAGATAGAAGAATTTGCTTCAAGACATGGATGGAGATTAGATTTATTAAAAAACAAAATTGATGAACTAGCAATCGACAATGGTTACAGAACTGAAAACAAATAA
- a CDS encoding PAS domain-containing protein translates to MVTELKTNNLFELDILKQIILVFISEKELTNIKLPEQFDKYFDKIIYTTLDKNPLNTIQNEDLNNLLLVIDLNNTDTIKILEKLNNQIKNQLNIILLIDSNNLNLIESSHKYKISNYLLKPINFDSFINLFTIMKKQIEQKKQKDTKIKELNIYKNILDKQNLISETDLKGNITYVNDIFCKVSGYSKDELIGKSHSIIRHPSNSSKIYENLWETIKSGNVWKGKLKNISKEGNVYYVKSYISPIFNDDGEIIKYIGSKYLVTKEEEEKQILKKFILQQKSQKIKQENELEQKYQNMMEKSLENKDKQVAIFVSELHSEIKVLRSKIEDSKGRILNLEHKLADSQKKNEIDHEDFLQKLSKMRTTTRISYEKYEKFKKQNDALKEKIEKAQESIKVYQEYIEEYRQKIDDLNDVIKSYEDDKKKAAEEAAKK, encoded by the coding sequence ATGGTTACAGAACTGAAAACAAATAACTTGTTTGAATTAGATATTTTAAAACAAATAATTTTGGTTTTTATTTCAGAAAAAGAACTTACGAATATAAAGTTACCTGAACAATTTGATAAATATTTTGATAAAATTATTTATACTACATTAGACAAAAATCCATTAAATACTATACAAAATGAAGATTTAAATAATCTATTACTTGTTATTGATTTAAACAATACTGATACAATAAAGATACTTGAAAAGTTAAATAATCAAATTAAAAATCAACTAAATATAATTTTATTGATAGATTCTAATAATTTAAATTTAATAGAAAGTTCTCATAAATATAAAATTTCTAATTATTTATTAAAACCTATAAATTTTGATTCTTTTATAAATTTATTTACAATAATGAAAAAACAAATAGAACAAAAAAAGCAAAAAGATACAAAAATTAAAGAACTAAATATATATAAAAATATATTAGATAAACAAAATCTTATAAGTGAAACAGATTTAAAAGGTAATATAACTTATGTAAATGATATTTTTTGTAAAGTATCAGGTTATTCAAAAGATGAATTAATAGGGAAATCTCATAGCATAATAAGACATCCTAGTAATTCTTCAAAAATTTATGAGAATTTATGGGAAACAATTAAATCAGGAAATGTTTGGAAAGGTAAGCTCAAAAATATTTCTAAAGAGGGTAATGTATATTATGTAAAATCATATATTTCTCCAATATTTAATGATGATGGGGAGATTATCAAATATATAGGAAGTAAATATTTAGTTACTAAAGAGGAAGAAGAAAAACAAATTTTAAAAAAATTTATTTTGCAACAAAAATCACAAAAAATTAAACAAGAAAATGAACTAGAACAGAAATATCAAAATATGATGGAAAAATCTTTAGAGAATAAAGATAAGCAAGTTGCAATATTTGTTTCAGAACTACATAGTGAAATAAAAGTTTTGCGTTCAAAAATAGAAGATAGCAAAGGTAGAATATTAAACTTAGAGCATAAACTTGCTGATTCACAAAAAAAGAATGAAATTGATCATGAAGATTTTCTTCAAAAGCTATCAAAAATGCGTACAACTACAAGAATAAGTTATGAAAAATATGAAAAATTTAAAAAACAGAATGATGCATTAAAAGAGAAAATAGAAAAAGCGCAAGAATCAATAAAAGTATATCAAGAATACATAGAAGAGTATAGACAAAAAATTGATGATTTAAATGATGTAATTAAGTCTTACGAAGATGATAAGAAAAAAGCAGCAGAAGAAGCTGCTAAAAAATAG
- the lgt gene encoding prolipoprotein diacylglyceryl transferase, with the protein MEFWQHIYSHFNPIAFELGSISVHWYGIMYALALLSAIFVAKAFIKYDNIQIKEHIFDSYIWWAEIGVILGARLGYVLFYDPNTLYYVTHPWQIFNPYINGVYTGISGMSYHGAVIGFIIASFLFCKKKKVSFLFIADIAVLGVSAGYVFGRIGNFFNQELVGRITDVPWGIYVDGTLRHPSQLYEAFLEGILIFIILFVVRKYKTFDGQLAILYGILYSIARIIAELFRQPDIQLGFIYSDWLTMGMLQSTVFAIFCTIVYLKVKTKSKN; encoded by the coding sequence ATGGAATTCTGGCAACATATATATTCTCACTTTAATCCTATTGCATTTGAACTTGGATCTATTTCTGTACATTGGTATGGAATAATGTATGCTTTAGCATTATTAAGTGCAATTTTTGTAGCAAAAGCTTTTATCAAATATGATAATATTCAAATAAAAGAACACATTTTTGATTCTTATATTTGGTGGGCTGAAATTGGTGTAATTTTAGGTGCAAGATTAGGATATGTATTATTTTATGATCCCAACACTTTATATTATGTTACACATCCATGGCAAATATTTAATCCATATATAAATGGTGTTTATACAGGAATATCAGGTATGAGTTATCATGGCGCTGTAATTGGATTTATTATTGCTTCCTTTTTATTTTGTAAGAAAAAAAAAGTTTCATTTCTTTTTATAGCAGATATTGCAGTTTTAGGTGTATCTGCAGGATATGTATTTGGAAGAATTGGTAACTTCTTTAATCAGGAATTAGTAGGAAGAATAACTGATGTTCCATGGGGAATATATGTAGATGGTACATTAAGACATCCATCTCAACTATATGAAGCATTCTTAGAAGGTATTTTAATATTTATTATACTATTTGTTGTTAGAAAATATAAAACTTTTGATGGACAACTTGCAATACTTTATGGAATTTTATACTCAATTGCAAGAATTATTGCAGAATTATTTAGACAACCTGATATTCAATTAGGTTTTATTTATAGTGATTGGTTAACTATGGGAATGTTACAATCTACTGTTTTTGCAATATTTTGTACTATAGTTTATTTAAAAGTAAAGACAAAAAGTAAAAATTAA
- a CDS encoding (Fe-S)-binding protein, translated as MNNKFDYTQISDDCVKCGKCKPVCTIFNINQDETTSPRGFIDLLGAYKRDDLELDKNAKDIFESCFLCTNCVDVCPNDLPTDMIIEQVRSDIAKKYGLAWYKRLFFFLLRHRKTMDFLSKLGWMFQTCALKLDKQKQTALPRFSLPIVKKDRALPFADKKSFLNKYPENIYAKNKVIEEGKKNRVAIFIGCMSNYTYTNIGDSLVKILKRLDLDIFIPKKQLCCGAPAYFTGDFDTVDYLVKKNIEYFETWIDEVDAIVIPEATCSAMINQDWEHYLHDQPEWKERAKAISKKVFMATKWLENNTKLNNILAMSNKKFDSIVTYHDPCHARKMQGVWKEPRNLLSNNYEIKEMSDPNRCCGFGGVTMQTEKYHFAKAAGLPKAAMIKETNAQIVSAECSACRMQLTNALHQGKVEDVEFKNPIELIADALE; from the coding sequence GTGAATAATAAATTTGATTATACACAAATTAGTGATGATTGTGTAAAATGTGGTAAGTGTAAACCTGTTTGTACTATATTTAATATAAATCAAGATGAAACAACAAGTCCAAGGGGATTTATTGATTTACTTGGTGCTTATAAAAGAGATGATTTAGAGTTAGATAAAAACGCAAAAGATATTTTCGAATCATGTTTTCTGTGTACAAACTGTGTAGATGTATGTCCAAATGACCTTCCTACTGATATGATAATAGAACAAGTAAGAAGTGATATTGCAAAAAAATATGGACTTGCTTGGTATAAAAGACTATTCTTTTTTCTTCTAAGACACAGAAAAACTATGGACTTTCTTTCAAAACTTGGATGGATGTTTCAAACATGTGCTTTGAAATTAGATAAACAAAAACAAACTGCTCTTCCAAGATTTTCTTTGCCAATTGTAAAAAAAGACAGAGCCTTACCTTTTGCAGATAAAAAAAGTTTTTTAAATAAATACCCTGAAAATATTTATGCAAAAAATAAAGTTATAGAAGAAGGTAAAAAAAATAGAGTTGCTATTTTTATTGGATGTATGAGTAATTATACATATACTAATATTGGAGACTCATTAGTAAAAATATTGAAAAGATTAGATTTAGATATATTTATACCGAAAAAACAATTATGTTGTGGAGCGCCTGCATATTTTACAGGTGACTTTGATACAGTAGATTATTTGGTTAAAAAGAATATTGAATATTTTGAAACATGGATTGATGAAGTAGATGCTATTGTTATTCCAGAAGCTACGTGTAGTGCAATGATAAATCAAGATTGGGAACATTATTTACATGATCAACCTGAATGGAAAGAAAGAGCAAAAGCAATTTCTAAAAAAGTTTTTATGGCAACTAAATGGTTAGAAAACAATACTAAATTAAATAATATTTTAGCTATGTCAAATAAAAAATTTGACTCAATTGTTACTTACCATGATCCATGCCATGCAAGAAAAATGCAAGGTGTATGGAAAGAACCTAGAAATTTATTATCAAATAATTATGAAATCAAAGAGATGAGTGATCCAAATAGATGTTGTGGATTTGGTGGAGTTACTATGCAAACAGAAAAATATCACTTTGCAAAAGCAGCTGGATTACCAAAAGCAGCAATGATTAAAGAAACTAATGCACAAATTGTTAGTGCTGAATGTAGTGCCTGTAGAATGCAACTTACTAATGCTTTACACCAAGGTAAAGTTGAAGATGTAGAATTTAAGAACCCAATAGAATTAATTGCAGATGCACTAGAGTAA
- the hemN gene encoding oxygen-independent coproporphyrinogen III oxidase — MIDFKKFEKYSKPGPRYTSYPTAPEFSEDFTQEDLIELYKNQDETRNLSLYIHLPFCRSACYFCGCNVIFTSKEDKKVRYLQYLKKELQILKKYLNTNRIVTQMHFGGGTPTYFSPEQLREIISMLKQTFPNFSDDAEISCEVDPRFFTKEHMDVLKEGGYNRLSFGVQDIDPQVQKTIHRVQPYETTQNVMKIARDAGIKSINIDLIYGLPHQTADSFHNTIEQVIKLNPDRLAVFNYAHVPWLMKTMRKFDESTFAPASQKLVILKDTIDFFTNNGYQMVGMDHFAKPEDELFKAIKKGELHRNFQGYTTKGGADLIGIGLTSIGNGVDYYAQNYKDLKSYENALDEGKLPTFKGYKLSEDDQIRQFVIMELMSNFSLDIKRVENKFDIKFNEYFKEDLPFLDEFVEADLVSITDEKIQVSPTGTMLIRNICMPFDAYLKKIPENKRRFSKTI, encoded by the coding sequence ATGATAGATTTTAAAAAATTTGAAAAATATTCTAAACCAGGGCCTAGATATACTTCTTATCCAACTGCACCTGAGTTTAGTGAAGATTTTACACAAGAAGATTTAATAGAACTTTACAAAAATCAAGATGAAACTAGAAACTTATCTTTATACATTCATCTTCCTTTTTGTAGAAGTGCTTGTTATTTTTGTGGATGTAATGTAATTTTTACATCAAAAGAAGATAAAAAAGTAAGATATTTACAATACTTAAAAAAAGAACTTCAAATACTTAAAAAGTATTTAAACACTAATAGAATAGTTACTCAAATGCACTTTGGGGGTGGAACACCAACATATTTTTCTCCTGAGCAATTAAGAGAAATTATTTCTATGCTAAAACAAACTTTTCCAAATTTTAGCGATGATGCTGAAATCTCATGTGAAGTTGATCCTAGATTTTTTACAAAAGAACATATGGATGTATTGAAAGAAGGTGGATATAATAGATTAAGTTTTGGAGTACAAGATATTGATCCACAAGTTCAAAAAACAATTCATAGAGTTCAACCTTATGAAACAACACAAAATGTTATGAAAATAGCAAGAGATGCAGGTATTAAATCAATTAATATTGATTTAATTTATGGTCTTCCTCATCAAACAGCAGACTCTTTTCATAATACTATTGAACAGGTAATAAAATTAAATCCTGACAGATTAGCAGTATTTAATTATGCTCATGTACCTTGGCTTATGAAAACAATGAGAAAGTTTGATGAATCAACTTTTGCGCCAGCAAGTCAAAAACTTGTAATATTAAAAGATACAATAGACTTTTTTACAAATAATGGTTATCAAATGGTTGGAATGGATCACTTCGCAAAACCTGAAGATGAATTATTTAAAGCAATTAAAAAAGGTGAATTACATAGAAATTTCCAAGGATATACAACAAAAGGAGGAGCTGATTTAATTGGAATTGGCCTTACTTCTATTGGAAATGGTGTTGATTATTATGCACAAAATTATAAAGATTTAAAATCATACGAAAATGCATTAGATGAAGGAAAACTTCCTACATTTAAAGGTTATAAATTAAGTGAGGATGATCAAATTAGACAATTTGTTATCATGGAATTAATGAGTAATTTTTCATTAGATATAAAAAGAGTTGAAAATAAATTTGATATAAAATTTAATGAATACTTTAAAGAAGATTTACCTTTTTTAGATGAGTTTGTTGAAGCTGATCTTGTAAGTATAACTGATGAGAAAATTCAAGTATCTCCTACTGGAACTATGCTTATAAGAAATATATGTATGCCTTTTGATGCATATCTTAAAAAAATACCTGAAAATAAAAGAAGATTTTCTAAGACTATTTAG
- the argF gene encoding ornithine carbamoyltransferase, with product MRHFLTLADYTKEEILEILELSRKIKKETKNRVFKDYMHKKTLGMIFEKSSTRTRVSFETGIYQLGGVGLFLSSNDIQLGRGEPMSDTSRVITRMVDMVMIRTFEQSKLEEFAKYSKVPVINGLTDEYHPVQLMADYLTIQEAGLDKNLIVAYVGDGNNMTHSWLNLAAKLGFELRIATPKGYEVNEDILVNALEMAKKSGAKIIITNDPKIAVKDATVVTTDTWVSMGQEEEKEQRIKDFNGYIVDKSMMELAQEKAIFLHCLPAYRGYEVSEEVMEGPQSLIFQEAENRLHAQKGVMVWLDRQRDK from the coding sequence ATGAGACATTTTTTAACATTAGCAGATTATACTAAAGAAGAGATATTAGAAATTTTAGAACTTTCAAGAAAAATCAAAAAAGAGACTAAAAATAGAGTTTTTAAAGATTATATGCATAAAAAAACTCTTGGAATGATTTTTGAAAAAAGTAGTACAAGAACAAGAGTAAGTTTTGAAACAGGTATTTATCAATTAGGTGGAGTGGGATTATTTTTATCTTCAAATGATATTCAACTTGGTCGTGGGGAACCTATGAGTGATACAAGTAGAGTTATTACTAGAATGGTTGATATGGTAATGATAAGAACTTTTGAACAAAGTAAGTTAGAAGAGTTTGCAAAATATTCAAAAGTACCTGTAATAAACGGACTTACAGATGAGTATCACCCAGTACAATTAATGGCAGATTATTTAACTATTCAAGAAGCTGGTTTAGATAAAAATTTAATAGTTGCATATGTTGGTGATGGTAATAATATGACACACTCATGGCTTAATTTAGCTGCAAAACTTGGATTTGAACTAAGAATTGCAACTCCAAAGGGTTATGAAGTTAATGAAGATATATTAGTTAATGCATTAGAAATGGCAAAAAAATCAGGTGCTAAGATAATTATTACAAATGATCCAAAAATTGCAGTAAAAGATGCAACGGTAGTAACAACTGATACTTGGGTATCAATGGGACAAGAAGAAGAAAAAGAACAAAGAATTAAAGATTTTAATGGATATATTGTAGATAAATCAATGATGGAACTTGCACAAGAAAAGGCAATTTTCTTACATTGTTTACCTGCTTATAGAGGTTATGAAGTTAGTGAAGAAGTAATGGAAGGACCTCAAAGTTTAATTTTTCAAGAAGCAGAGAACAGATTGCATGCTCAAAAAGGTGTAATGGTTTGGCTTGATAGACAAAGAGATAAATAA